From Pagrus major chromosome 9, Pma_NU_1.0, the proteins below share one genomic window:
- the ildr2 gene encoding immunoglobulin-like domain-containing receptor 2 isoform X3: MNFYRLALLLGATVCVCDGVHVTVREKQRFAMLFQSVVLPCQYQTASSQTPVVQWWYKSYCRDRTRESFTVPETLAVQASELGATSHLECSDSSRTVRVVASMQGASVTLAEHYKGRDITIVNKADLRIGELQWGDSGVYFCKIIIADDLEGKNEGQLELLVLEWAFVGSVVLGSILFLLLLGICWCQCCPHSCCCYVRCCCCPDTCCCPRHLYEAGKMAKSGPPAPVPVYPYYIPGVPTVVPVAPSSHMDPKITSIPSVENNLAGVRSGYRVKSSPDQDSMKVLYYIEKELAQFPSAKMAALKPCSLSELSSLHDGGTTDFRHTYQTVQMKALPPIADLDDQSVLRAAPPTRSRRLRRDRGNQSDDELDRRWNCSSEHLQRKTLSRRGRTGSLDELEDFARSYDSSRRRPEPPERAYKRDYSPPRRFYRDEDDGWNRRSPSPLPQKRRDTWDSDRPSRPPQSHGYDDAYLSSVLESKARRGGGAARPDEDSDTPSKGSSRGKGSNSYYSRSPSNRPEEEDPLPPYSEWEAERYRRAEPTADRYRTAEPPRSERYRTTEPPMRPFCYTRPHGGASHTLQGGRDERERNRNLRQLSFLHGPSFQR, from the exons ATGAACTTTTACCGGCTGGCTCTTTTACTGGGAGCAACAG tgtgtgtgtgcgatggCGTGCACGTCACAGTACGCGAGAAGCAGCGGTTTGCAATGCTCTTCCAGTCTGTGGTCCTCCCGTGTCAGTACCAAACGGCATCCAGCCAGACCCCGGTGGTGCAGTGGTGGTACAAGTCCTACTGTCGAGACCGCACACGAGAGTCCTTCACCGTGCCCGAGACTCTGGCCGTCCAGGCCTCTGAGCTGGGCGCCACGTCCCACCTGGAGTGTTCAGACAGCAGCCGCACAGTCCGGGTTGTTGCCTCGATGCAGGGTGCTTCAGTGACGCTGGCTGAGCACTACAAAGGCAGAGACATCACCATCGTAAACA AGGCAGACCTGCGTATCGGGGAGCTGCAGTGGGGCGACAGTGGAGTGTACTTCTGTAAAATCATCATTGCTGATGACCTGGAGGGGAAGAACGAGGGCCAGCTGGAGTTGCTGGTGCTCG AGTGGGCGTTTGTGGGATCTGTAGTCCTGGGCAGCATCTTGTTCCTGTTACTGTTGGGCATCTGCTGGTGCCAGTGTTGTCCTcactcctgctgctgctacgtccgctgctgctgctgccctgaCACCTGCTGCTGTCCACGACACT TATACGAGGCGGGGAAGATGGCAAAGAGTGGACCGCCTGCTCCGGTTCCTGTGTATCCGTACTACATTCCTGGTGTACCTACTGTGGTTCCTGTGGCCCCTTCATCCCACATGGACCCCAAGATCACCTCTATCCCCTCAGTGGAGAATAACCTGGCTGGAG TGCGCAGTGGTTATCGAGTGAAATCCAGTCCAGACCAGGACTCAATGAAAGTTCTGTACTACATAGAGAAGGAGCTCGCTCAGTTTCCCTCTGCCAAGATGGCTGCACTCAAAC CCTGCAGCCTGTCAGAGCTGAGCTCTCTTCACGATGGAGGAACTACAGACTTCAGACACACCTATCAGACGGTCCAGATGAAGGCGCTCCCGCCCATCGCAGACCTCGACGACCAGTCAGTGCTGAGAGCAGCTCCACCAACACGCAGTCGAAGGCTCAGACGGGACAGAGGCAACCAGTCAGATGATGAGCTGGACAGAAG GTGGAACTGTAGCTCAGAGCACTTACAGAGGAAGACGTTGAGCAGAAGAGGGCGCACAGGCTCCCTGGACGAGCTGGAGGATTTCGCCCGGTCTTACGACTCCAGTAGACGTAGGCCTGAGCCTCCAGAACGGGCCTACAAGCGGGATTACAGCCCTCCCAGACGTTTCTACAGAGATGAGGATGATGGATGGAACCGCCGCAGCCCCTCACCTTTACCACAGAAGAGAAGGGACACGTGGGACAGTGACCGCCCCTCCCGACCGCCTCAAAGCCACGGATACGACGACGCCTACCTCAGCAGTGTGCTGGAAAGCAAAGCGAGGCGGGGAGGAGGTGCTGCTAGGCCAGACGAGGACAGTGACACTCCCTCTAAGGGCAGCTCCAGAGGAAAGGGCAGCAATAGTTACTACAGCCGGTCGCCTAGCAACCGTCCAGAAGAGGAGGACCCTCTGCCACCGTACTCTGAGTGGGAGGCTGAGCGGTACCGCAGGGCGGAGCCGACTGCGGACAGGTACCGCACTGCAGAACCTCCCAGGTCAGAGCGTTACAGGACCACTGAACCACCCATGAGGCCTTTCTGTTACACCCGCCCCCACGGGGGGGCGTCCCACACACTGCAGGGGGGcagagacgagagagagagaaacagaaacctg AGACAGCTCAGTTTCCTGCATGGGCCATCTTTCCAGCGGTGA
- the ildr2 gene encoding immunoglobulin-like domain-containing receptor 2 isoform X5 has product MNFYRLALLLGATVCVCDGVHVTVREKQRFAMLFQSVVLPCQYQTASSQTPVVQWWYKSYCRDRTRESFTVPETLAVQASELGATSHLECSDSSRTVRVVASMQGASVTLAEHYKGRDITIVNKADLRIGELQWGDSGVYFCKIIIADDLEGKNEGQLELLVLGRTGQQDDLLPEFDVEIMPEWAFVGSVVLGSILFLLLLGICWCQCCPHSCCCYVRCCCCPDTCCCPRHLYEAGKMAKSGPPAPVPVYPYYIPGVPTVVPVAPSSHMDPKITSIPSVENNLAGACSLSELSSLHDGGTTDFRHTYQTVQMKALPPIADLDDQSVLRAAPPTRSRRLRRDRGNQSDDELDRRWNCSSEHLQRKTLSRRGRTGSLDELEDFARSYDSSRRRPEPPERAYKRDYSPPRRFYRDEDDGWNRRSPSPLPQKRRDTWDSDRPSRPPQSHGYDDAYLSSVLESKARRGGGAARPDEDSDTPSKGSSRGKGSNSYYSRSPSNRPEEEDPLPPYSEWEAERYRRAEPTADRYRTAEPPRSERYRTTEPPMRPFCYTRPHGGASHTLQGGRDERERNRNLSTALSRDSLIV; this is encoded by the exons ATGAACTTTTACCGGCTGGCTCTTTTACTGGGAGCAACAG tgtgtgtgtgcgatggCGTGCACGTCACAGTACGCGAGAAGCAGCGGTTTGCAATGCTCTTCCAGTCTGTGGTCCTCCCGTGTCAGTACCAAACGGCATCCAGCCAGACCCCGGTGGTGCAGTGGTGGTACAAGTCCTACTGTCGAGACCGCACACGAGAGTCCTTCACCGTGCCCGAGACTCTGGCCGTCCAGGCCTCTGAGCTGGGCGCCACGTCCCACCTGGAGTGTTCAGACAGCAGCCGCACAGTCCGGGTTGTTGCCTCGATGCAGGGTGCTTCAGTGACGCTGGCTGAGCACTACAAAGGCAGAGACATCACCATCGTAAACA AGGCAGACCTGCGTATCGGGGAGCTGCAGTGGGGCGACAGTGGAGTGTACTTCTGTAAAATCATCATTGCTGATGACCTGGAGGGGAAGAACGAGGGCCAGCTGGAGTTGCTGGTGCTCG GCAGGACAGGTCAGCAGGACGATCTCCTACCTGAGTTTGATGTGGAGATTATGCCAG AGTGGGCGTTTGTGGGATCTGTAGTCCTGGGCAGCATCTTGTTCCTGTTACTGTTGGGCATCTGCTGGTGCCAGTGTTGTCCTcactcctgctgctgctacgtccgctgctgctgctgccctgaCACCTGCTGCTGTCCACGACACT TATACGAGGCGGGGAAGATGGCAAAGAGTGGACCGCCTGCTCCGGTTCCTGTGTATCCGTACTACATTCCTGGTGTACCTACTGTGGTTCCTGTGGCCCCTTCATCCCACATGGACCCCAAGATCACCTCTATCCCCTCAGTGGAGAATAACCTGGCTGGAG CCTGCAGCCTGTCAGAGCTGAGCTCTCTTCACGATGGAGGAACTACAGACTTCAGACACACCTATCAGACGGTCCAGATGAAGGCGCTCCCGCCCATCGCAGACCTCGACGACCAGTCAGTGCTGAGAGCAGCTCCACCAACACGCAGTCGAAGGCTCAGACGGGACAGAGGCAACCAGTCAGATGATGAGCTGGACAGAAG GTGGAACTGTAGCTCAGAGCACTTACAGAGGAAGACGTTGAGCAGAAGAGGGCGCACAGGCTCCCTGGACGAGCTGGAGGATTTCGCCCGGTCTTACGACTCCAGTAGACGTAGGCCTGAGCCTCCAGAACGGGCCTACAAGCGGGATTACAGCCCTCCCAGACGTTTCTACAGAGATGAGGATGATGGATGGAACCGCCGCAGCCCCTCACCTTTACCACAGAAGAGAAGGGACACGTGGGACAGTGACCGCCCCTCCCGACCGCCTCAAAGCCACGGATACGACGACGCCTACCTCAGCAGTGTGCTGGAAAGCAAAGCGAGGCGGGGAGGAGGTGCTGCTAGGCCAGACGAGGACAGTGACACTCCCTCTAAGGGCAGCTCCAGAGGAAAGGGCAGCAATAGTTACTACAGCCGGTCGCCTAGCAACCGTCCAGAAGAGGAGGACCCTCTGCCACCGTACTCTGAGTGGGAGGCTGAGCGGTACCGCAGGGCGGAGCCGACTGCGGACAGGTACCGCACTGCAGAACCTCCCAGGTCAGAGCGTTACAGGACCACTGAACCACCCATGAGGCCTTTCTGTTACACCCGCCCCCACGGGGGGGCGTCCCACACACTGCAGGGGGGcagagacgagagagagagaaacagaaacctg AGCACTGCACTGAGCAGGgactctctcatagtgtga
- the ildr2 gene encoding immunoglobulin-like domain-containing receptor 2 isoform X4: MNFYRLALLLGATVCVCDGVHVTVREKQRFAMLFQSVVLPCQYQTASSQTPVVQWWYKSYCRDRTRESFTVPETLAVQASELGATSHLECSDSSRTVRVVASMQGASVTLAEHYKGRDITIVNKADLRIGELQWGDSGVYFCKIIIADDLEGKNEGQLELLVLGRTGQQDDLLPEFDVEIMPEWAFVGSVVLGSILFLLLLGICWCQCCPHSCCCYVRCCCCPDTCCCPRHLYEAGKMAKSGPPAPVPVYPYYIPGVPTVVPVAPSSHMDPKITSIPSVENNLAGACSLSELSSLHDGGTTDFRHTYQTVQMKALPPIADLDDQSVLRAAPPTRSRRLRRDRGNQSDDELDRRWNCSSEHLQRKTLSRRGRTGSLDELEDFARSYDSSRRRPEPPERAYKRDYSPPRRFYRDEDDGWNRRSPSPLPQKRRDTWDSDRPSRPPQSHGYDDAYLSSVLESKARRGGGAARPDEDSDTPSKGSSRGKGSNSYYSRSPSNRPEEEDPLPPYSEWEAERYRRAEPTADRYRTAEPPRSERYRTTEPPMRPFCYTRPHGGASHTLQGGRDERERNRNLRQLSFLHGPSFQR; this comes from the exons ATGAACTTTTACCGGCTGGCTCTTTTACTGGGAGCAACAG tgtgtgtgtgcgatggCGTGCACGTCACAGTACGCGAGAAGCAGCGGTTTGCAATGCTCTTCCAGTCTGTGGTCCTCCCGTGTCAGTACCAAACGGCATCCAGCCAGACCCCGGTGGTGCAGTGGTGGTACAAGTCCTACTGTCGAGACCGCACACGAGAGTCCTTCACCGTGCCCGAGACTCTGGCCGTCCAGGCCTCTGAGCTGGGCGCCACGTCCCACCTGGAGTGTTCAGACAGCAGCCGCACAGTCCGGGTTGTTGCCTCGATGCAGGGTGCTTCAGTGACGCTGGCTGAGCACTACAAAGGCAGAGACATCACCATCGTAAACA AGGCAGACCTGCGTATCGGGGAGCTGCAGTGGGGCGACAGTGGAGTGTACTTCTGTAAAATCATCATTGCTGATGACCTGGAGGGGAAGAACGAGGGCCAGCTGGAGTTGCTGGTGCTCG GCAGGACAGGTCAGCAGGACGATCTCCTACCTGAGTTTGATGTGGAGATTATGCCAG AGTGGGCGTTTGTGGGATCTGTAGTCCTGGGCAGCATCTTGTTCCTGTTACTGTTGGGCATCTGCTGGTGCCAGTGTTGTCCTcactcctgctgctgctacgtccgctgctgctgctgccctgaCACCTGCTGCTGTCCACGACACT TATACGAGGCGGGGAAGATGGCAAAGAGTGGACCGCCTGCTCCGGTTCCTGTGTATCCGTACTACATTCCTGGTGTACCTACTGTGGTTCCTGTGGCCCCTTCATCCCACATGGACCCCAAGATCACCTCTATCCCCTCAGTGGAGAATAACCTGGCTGGAG CCTGCAGCCTGTCAGAGCTGAGCTCTCTTCACGATGGAGGAACTACAGACTTCAGACACACCTATCAGACGGTCCAGATGAAGGCGCTCCCGCCCATCGCAGACCTCGACGACCAGTCAGTGCTGAGAGCAGCTCCACCAACACGCAGTCGAAGGCTCAGACGGGACAGAGGCAACCAGTCAGATGATGAGCTGGACAGAAG GTGGAACTGTAGCTCAGAGCACTTACAGAGGAAGACGTTGAGCAGAAGAGGGCGCACAGGCTCCCTGGACGAGCTGGAGGATTTCGCCCGGTCTTACGACTCCAGTAGACGTAGGCCTGAGCCTCCAGAACGGGCCTACAAGCGGGATTACAGCCCTCCCAGACGTTTCTACAGAGATGAGGATGATGGATGGAACCGCCGCAGCCCCTCACCTTTACCACAGAAGAGAAGGGACACGTGGGACAGTGACCGCCCCTCCCGACCGCCTCAAAGCCACGGATACGACGACGCCTACCTCAGCAGTGTGCTGGAAAGCAAAGCGAGGCGGGGAGGAGGTGCTGCTAGGCCAGACGAGGACAGTGACACTCCCTCTAAGGGCAGCTCCAGAGGAAAGGGCAGCAATAGTTACTACAGCCGGTCGCCTAGCAACCGTCCAGAAGAGGAGGACCCTCTGCCACCGTACTCTGAGTGGGAGGCTGAGCGGTACCGCAGGGCGGAGCCGACTGCGGACAGGTACCGCACTGCAGAACCTCCCAGGTCAGAGCGTTACAGGACCACTGAACCACCCATGAGGCCTTTCTGTTACACCCGCCCCCACGGGGGGGCGTCCCACACACTGCAGGGGGGcagagacgagagagagagaaacagaaacctg AGACAGCTCAGTTTCCTGCATGGGCCATCTTTCCAGCGGTGA
- the ildr2 gene encoding immunoglobulin-like domain-containing receptor 2 isoform X6, giving the protein MNFYRLALLLGATVCVCDGVHVTVREKQRFAMLFQSVVLPCQYQTASSQTPVVQWWYKSYCRDRTRESFTVPETLAVQASELGATSHLECSDSSRTVRVVASMQGASVTLAEHYKGRDITIVNKADLRIGELQWGDSGVYFCKIIIADDLEGKNEGQLELLVLEWAFVGSVVLGSILFLLLLGICWCQCCPHSCCCYVRCCCCPDTCCCPRHLYEAGKMAKSGPPAPVPVYPYYIPGVPTVVPVAPSSHMDPKITSIPSVENNLAGACSLSELSSLHDGGTTDFRHTYQTVQMKALPPIADLDDQSVLRAAPPTRSRRLRRDRGNQSDDELDRRWNCSSEHLQRKTLSRRGRTGSLDELEDFARSYDSSRRRPEPPERAYKRDYSPPRRFYRDEDDGWNRRSPSPLPQKRRDTWDSDRPSRPPQSHGYDDAYLSSVLESKARRGGGAARPDEDSDTPSKGSSRGKGSNSYYSRSPSNRPEEEDPLPPYSEWEAERYRRAEPTADRYRTAEPPRSERYRTTEPPMRPFCYTRPHGGASHTLQGGRDERERNRNLRQLSFLHGPSFQR; this is encoded by the exons ATGAACTTTTACCGGCTGGCTCTTTTACTGGGAGCAACAG tgtgtgtgtgcgatggCGTGCACGTCACAGTACGCGAGAAGCAGCGGTTTGCAATGCTCTTCCAGTCTGTGGTCCTCCCGTGTCAGTACCAAACGGCATCCAGCCAGACCCCGGTGGTGCAGTGGTGGTACAAGTCCTACTGTCGAGACCGCACACGAGAGTCCTTCACCGTGCCCGAGACTCTGGCCGTCCAGGCCTCTGAGCTGGGCGCCACGTCCCACCTGGAGTGTTCAGACAGCAGCCGCACAGTCCGGGTTGTTGCCTCGATGCAGGGTGCTTCAGTGACGCTGGCTGAGCACTACAAAGGCAGAGACATCACCATCGTAAACA AGGCAGACCTGCGTATCGGGGAGCTGCAGTGGGGCGACAGTGGAGTGTACTTCTGTAAAATCATCATTGCTGATGACCTGGAGGGGAAGAACGAGGGCCAGCTGGAGTTGCTGGTGCTCG AGTGGGCGTTTGTGGGATCTGTAGTCCTGGGCAGCATCTTGTTCCTGTTACTGTTGGGCATCTGCTGGTGCCAGTGTTGTCCTcactcctgctgctgctacgtccgctgctgctgctgccctgaCACCTGCTGCTGTCCACGACACT TATACGAGGCGGGGAAGATGGCAAAGAGTGGACCGCCTGCTCCGGTTCCTGTGTATCCGTACTACATTCCTGGTGTACCTACTGTGGTTCCTGTGGCCCCTTCATCCCACATGGACCCCAAGATCACCTCTATCCCCTCAGTGGAGAATAACCTGGCTGGAG CCTGCAGCCTGTCAGAGCTGAGCTCTCTTCACGATGGAGGAACTACAGACTTCAGACACACCTATCAGACGGTCCAGATGAAGGCGCTCCCGCCCATCGCAGACCTCGACGACCAGTCAGTGCTGAGAGCAGCTCCACCAACACGCAGTCGAAGGCTCAGACGGGACAGAGGCAACCAGTCAGATGATGAGCTGGACAGAAG GTGGAACTGTAGCTCAGAGCACTTACAGAGGAAGACGTTGAGCAGAAGAGGGCGCACAGGCTCCCTGGACGAGCTGGAGGATTTCGCCCGGTCTTACGACTCCAGTAGACGTAGGCCTGAGCCTCCAGAACGGGCCTACAAGCGGGATTACAGCCCTCCCAGACGTTTCTACAGAGATGAGGATGATGGATGGAACCGCCGCAGCCCCTCACCTTTACCACAGAAGAGAAGGGACACGTGGGACAGTGACCGCCCCTCCCGACCGCCTCAAAGCCACGGATACGACGACGCCTACCTCAGCAGTGTGCTGGAAAGCAAAGCGAGGCGGGGAGGAGGTGCTGCTAGGCCAGACGAGGACAGTGACACTCCCTCTAAGGGCAGCTCCAGAGGAAAGGGCAGCAATAGTTACTACAGCCGGTCGCCTAGCAACCGTCCAGAAGAGGAGGACCCTCTGCCACCGTACTCTGAGTGGGAGGCTGAGCGGTACCGCAGGGCGGAGCCGACTGCGGACAGGTACCGCACTGCAGAACCTCCCAGGTCAGAGCGTTACAGGACCACTGAACCACCCATGAGGCCTTTCTGTTACACCCGCCCCCACGGGGGGGCGTCCCACACACTGCAGGGGGGcagagacgagagagagagaaacagaaacctg AGACAGCTCAGTTTCCTGCATGGGCCATCTTTCCAGCGGTGA
- the ildr2 gene encoding immunoglobulin-like domain-containing receptor 2 isoform X1, whose protein sequence is MNFYRLALLLGATVCVCDGVHVTVREKQRFAMLFQSVVLPCQYQTASSQTPVVQWWYKSYCRDRTRESFTVPETLAVQASELGATSHLECSDSSRTVRVVASMQGASVTLAEHYKGRDITIVNKADLRIGELQWGDSGVYFCKIIIADDLEGKNEGQLELLVLGRTGQQDDLLPEFDVEIMPEWAFVGSVVLGSILFLLLLGICWCQCCPHSCCCYVRCCCCPDTCCCPRHLYEAGKMAKSGPPAPVPVYPYYIPGVPTVVPVAPSSHMDPKITSIPSVENNLAGVRSGYRVKSSPDQDSMKVLYYIEKELAQFPSAKMAALKPCSLSELSSLHDGGTTDFRHTYQTVQMKALPPIADLDDQSVLRAAPPTRSRRLRRDRGNQSDDELDRRWNCSSEHLQRKTLSRRGRTGSLDELEDFARSYDSSRRRPEPPERAYKRDYSPPRRFYRDEDDGWNRRSPSPLPQKRRDTWDSDRPSRPPQSHGYDDAYLSSVLESKARRGGGAARPDEDSDTPSKGSSRGKGSNSYYSRSPSNRPEEEDPLPPYSEWEAERYRRAEPTADRYRTAEPPRSERYRTTEPPMRPFCYTRPHGGASHTLQGGRDERERNRNLRQLSFLHGPSFQR, encoded by the exons ATGAACTTTTACCGGCTGGCTCTTTTACTGGGAGCAACAG tgtgtgtgtgcgatggCGTGCACGTCACAGTACGCGAGAAGCAGCGGTTTGCAATGCTCTTCCAGTCTGTGGTCCTCCCGTGTCAGTACCAAACGGCATCCAGCCAGACCCCGGTGGTGCAGTGGTGGTACAAGTCCTACTGTCGAGACCGCACACGAGAGTCCTTCACCGTGCCCGAGACTCTGGCCGTCCAGGCCTCTGAGCTGGGCGCCACGTCCCACCTGGAGTGTTCAGACAGCAGCCGCACAGTCCGGGTTGTTGCCTCGATGCAGGGTGCTTCAGTGACGCTGGCTGAGCACTACAAAGGCAGAGACATCACCATCGTAAACA AGGCAGACCTGCGTATCGGGGAGCTGCAGTGGGGCGACAGTGGAGTGTACTTCTGTAAAATCATCATTGCTGATGACCTGGAGGGGAAGAACGAGGGCCAGCTGGAGTTGCTGGTGCTCG GCAGGACAGGTCAGCAGGACGATCTCCTACCTGAGTTTGATGTGGAGATTATGCCAG AGTGGGCGTTTGTGGGATCTGTAGTCCTGGGCAGCATCTTGTTCCTGTTACTGTTGGGCATCTGCTGGTGCCAGTGTTGTCCTcactcctgctgctgctacgtccgctgctgctgctgccctgaCACCTGCTGCTGTCCACGACACT TATACGAGGCGGGGAAGATGGCAAAGAGTGGACCGCCTGCTCCGGTTCCTGTGTATCCGTACTACATTCCTGGTGTACCTACTGTGGTTCCTGTGGCCCCTTCATCCCACATGGACCCCAAGATCACCTCTATCCCCTCAGTGGAGAATAACCTGGCTGGAG TGCGCAGTGGTTATCGAGTGAAATCCAGTCCAGACCAGGACTCAATGAAAGTTCTGTACTACATAGAGAAGGAGCTCGCTCAGTTTCCCTCTGCCAAGATGGCTGCACTCAAAC CCTGCAGCCTGTCAGAGCTGAGCTCTCTTCACGATGGAGGAACTACAGACTTCAGACACACCTATCAGACGGTCCAGATGAAGGCGCTCCCGCCCATCGCAGACCTCGACGACCAGTCAGTGCTGAGAGCAGCTCCACCAACACGCAGTCGAAGGCTCAGACGGGACAGAGGCAACCAGTCAGATGATGAGCTGGACAGAAG GTGGAACTGTAGCTCAGAGCACTTACAGAGGAAGACGTTGAGCAGAAGAGGGCGCACAGGCTCCCTGGACGAGCTGGAGGATTTCGCCCGGTCTTACGACTCCAGTAGACGTAGGCCTGAGCCTCCAGAACGGGCCTACAAGCGGGATTACAGCCCTCCCAGACGTTTCTACAGAGATGAGGATGATGGATGGAACCGCCGCAGCCCCTCACCTTTACCACAGAAGAGAAGGGACACGTGGGACAGTGACCGCCCCTCCCGACCGCCTCAAAGCCACGGATACGACGACGCCTACCTCAGCAGTGTGCTGGAAAGCAAAGCGAGGCGGGGAGGAGGTGCTGCTAGGCCAGACGAGGACAGTGACACTCCCTCTAAGGGCAGCTCCAGAGGAAAGGGCAGCAATAGTTACTACAGCCGGTCGCCTAGCAACCGTCCAGAAGAGGAGGACCCTCTGCCACCGTACTCTGAGTGGGAGGCTGAGCGGTACCGCAGGGCGGAGCCGACTGCGGACAGGTACCGCACTGCAGAACCTCCCAGGTCAGAGCGTTACAGGACCACTGAACCACCCATGAGGCCTTTCTGTTACACCCGCCCCCACGGGGGGGCGTCCCACACACTGCAGGGGGGcagagacgagagagagagaaacagaaacctg AGACAGCTCAGTTTCCTGCATGGGCCATCTTTCCAGCGGTGA
- the ildr2 gene encoding immunoglobulin-like domain-containing receptor 2 isoform X2: MNFYRLALLLGATVCVCDGVHVTVREKQRFAMLFQSVVLPCQYQTASSQTPVVQWWYKSYCRDRTRESFTVPETLAVQASELGATSHLECSDSSRTVRVVASMQGASVTLAEHYKGRDITIVNKADLRIGELQWGDSGVYFCKIIIADDLEGKNEGQLELLVLGRTGQQDDLLPEFDVEIMPEWAFVGSVVLGSILFLLLLGICWCQCCPHSCCCYVRCCCCPDTCCCPRHLYEAGKMAKSGPPAPVPVYPYYIPGVPTVVPVAPSSHMDPKITSIPSVENNLAGVRSGYRVKSSPDQDSMKVLYYIEKELAQFPSAKMAALKPCSLSELSSLHDGGTTDFRHTYQTVQMKALPPIADLDDQSVLRAAPPTRSRRLRRDRGNQSDDELDRRWNCSSEHLQRKTLSRRGRTGSLDELEDFARSYDSSRRRPEPPERAYKRDYSPPRRFYRDEDDGWNRRSPSPLPQKRRDTWDSDRPSRPPQSHGYDDAYLSSVLESKARRGGGAARPDEDSDTPSKGSSRGKGSNSYYSRSPSNRPEEEDPLPPYSEWEAERYRRAEPTADRYRTAEPPRSERYRTTEPPMRPFCYTRPHGGASHTLQGGRDERERNRNLSTALSRDSLIV, from the exons ATGAACTTTTACCGGCTGGCTCTTTTACTGGGAGCAACAG tgtgtgtgtgcgatggCGTGCACGTCACAGTACGCGAGAAGCAGCGGTTTGCAATGCTCTTCCAGTCTGTGGTCCTCCCGTGTCAGTACCAAACGGCATCCAGCCAGACCCCGGTGGTGCAGTGGTGGTACAAGTCCTACTGTCGAGACCGCACACGAGAGTCCTTCACCGTGCCCGAGACTCTGGCCGTCCAGGCCTCTGAGCTGGGCGCCACGTCCCACCTGGAGTGTTCAGACAGCAGCCGCACAGTCCGGGTTGTTGCCTCGATGCAGGGTGCTTCAGTGACGCTGGCTGAGCACTACAAAGGCAGAGACATCACCATCGTAAACA AGGCAGACCTGCGTATCGGGGAGCTGCAGTGGGGCGACAGTGGAGTGTACTTCTGTAAAATCATCATTGCTGATGACCTGGAGGGGAAGAACGAGGGCCAGCTGGAGTTGCTGGTGCTCG GCAGGACAGGTCAGCAGGACGATCTCCTACCTGAGTTTGATGTGGAGATTATGCCAG AGTGGGCGTTTGTGGGATCTGTAGTCCTGGGCAGCATCTTGTTCCTGTTACTGTTGGGCATCTGCTGGTGCCAGTGTTGTCCTcactcctgctgctgctacgtccgctgctgctgctgccctgaCACCTGCTGCTGTCCACGACACT TATACGAGGCGGGGAAGATGGCAAAGAGTGGACCGCCTGCTCCGGTTCCTGTGTATCCGTACTACATTCCTGGTGTACCTACTGTGGTTCCTGTGGCCCCTTCATCCCACATGGACCCCAAGATCACCTCTATCCCCTCAGTGGAGAATAACCTGGCTGGAG TGCGCAGTGGTTATCGAGTGAAATCCAGTCCAGACCAGGACTCAATGAAAGTTCTGTACTACATAGAGAAGGAGCTCGCTCAGTTTCCCTCTGCCAAGATGGCTGCACTCAAAC CCTGCAGCCTGTCAGAGCTGAGCTCTCTTCACGATGGAGGAACTACAGACTTCAGACACACCTATCAGACGGTCCAGATGAAGGCGCTCCCGCCCATCGCAGACCTCGACGACCAGTCAGTGCTGAGAGCAGCTCCACCAACACGCAGTCGAAGGCTCAGACGGGACAGAGGCAACCAGTCAGATGATGAGCTGGACAGAAG GTGGAACTGTAGCTCAGAGCACTTACAGAGGAAGACGTTGAGCAGAAGAGGGCGCACAGGCTCCCTGGACGAGCTGGAGGATTTCGCCCGGTCTTACGACTCCAGTAGACGTAGGCCTGAGCCTCCAGAACGGGCCTACAAGCGGGATTACAGCCCTCCCAGACGTTTCTACAGAGATGAGGATGATGGATGGAACCGCCGCAGCCCCTCACCTTTACCACAGAAGAGAAGGGACACGTGGGACAGTGACCGCCCCTCCCGACCGCCTCAAAGCCACGGATACGACGACGCCTACCTCAGCAGTGTGCTGGAAAGCAAAGCGAGGCGGGGAGGAGGTGCTGCTAGGCCAGACGAGGACAGTGACACTCCCTCTAAGGGCAGCTCCAGAGGAAAGGGCAGCAATAGTTACTACAGCCGGTCGCCTAGCAACCGTCCAGAAGAGGAGGACCCTCTGCCACCGTACTCTGAGTGGGAGGCTGAGCGGTACCGCAGGGCGGAGCCGACTGCGGACAGGTACCGCACTGCAGAACCTCCCAGGTCAGAGCGTTACAGGACCACTGAACCACCCATGAGGCCTTTCTGTTACACCCGCCCCCACGGGGGGGCGTCCCACACACTGCAGGGGGGcagagacgagagagagagaaacagaaacctg AGCACTGCACTGAGCAGGgactctctcatagtgtga